The proteins below are encoded in one region of Citrobacter enshiensis:
- the mlaF gene encoding phospholipid ABC transporter ATP-binding protein MlaF: protein MGQSVANLVDMRDVSFSRGDRCIFDNISLTVPRGKVTAIMGPSGIGKTTLLRLIGGQIAPDKGEILFDGENVPAMSRSRLYTVRKRMSMLFQSGALFTDMNVFDNVAYPLREHTHLPAALLKSTVMMKLEAVGLRGAAKLMPSELSGGMARRAALARAIALEPDLIMFDEPFVGQDPITMGVLVKLISELNSSLGVTCVVVSHDVPEVLSIADHAFIMADKKIVAHGSAQALQENADPRVRQFLDGIADGPVPFRYPAGDYHTDLLETGS from the coding sequence ATGGGTCAGTCTGTGGCGAATTTAGTCGATATGCGCGACGTCAGCTTTTCCCGGGGCGATCGTTGTATTTTCGATAATATTTCCCTGACGGTGCCACGTGGAAAGGTCACAGCGATCATGGGGCCGTCGGGCATCGGTAAAACCACGCTGTTACGCCTGATCGGTGGGCAGATCGCGCCTGACAAAGGTGAGATTCTGTTTGATGGCGAGAATGTTCCCGCCATGTCCCGTTCACGGCTGTACACTGTACGTAAGCGTATGAGCATGCTGTTTCAGTCAGGGGCGCTGTTCACTGACATGAATGTGTTTGATAACGTGGCCTATCCGCTGCGCGAGCATACGCATTTACCCGCGGCCTTACTCAAAAGCACCGTCATGATGAAACTTGAGGCTGTTGGGCTGCGCGGTGCCGCAAAATTAATGCCTTCTGAACTTTCTGGCGGTATGGCGCGACGGGCGGCGTTAGCGCGTGCTATTGCTCTGGAACCGGATCTCATCATGTTTGATGAACCGTTCGTTGGTCAGGACCCTATCACCATGGGCGTGCTGGTGAAGCTGATTTCAGAACTGAACAGTTCACTGGGCGTGACCTGCGTCGTCGTGTCTCACGATGTCCCCGAAGTGCTGAGTATTGCGGATCACGCCTTTATCATGGCGGATAAAAAAATTGTGGCTCATGGCAGTGCTCAGGCTCTGCAAGAGAACGCAGATCCGCGCGTACGCCAGTTCCTTGACGGTATCGCCGACGGACCCGTTCCGTTCCGCTATCCCGCGGGCGACTATCACACCGATTTACTCGAAACAGGGAGTTAA
- the mlaE gene encoding lipid asymmetry maintenance ABC transporter permease subunit MlaE, whose amino-acid sequence MLLNALASLGHRGIKTLRTFGRAGLMLFNAVVGKPEFRKHAPLLIRQLYNVGVLSMLIIIVSGVFIGMVLGLQGYLVLTTYSAETSLGMLVALSLLRELGPVVAALLFAGRAGSALTAEIGLMRATEQLSSMEMMAVDPLRRVISPRFWAGVISLPLLTIIFVAVGIWGGSLVGVSWKGIDAGFFWSAMQNAVDWRLDLVNCLIKSVVFAITVTWIALFNGYDAIPTSAGISRATTRTVVHASLAVLGLDFVLTALMFGN is encoded by the coding sequence ATGCTGTTAAATGCGCTGGCATCGCTCGGACACCGGGGGATCAAAACCCTCAGGACGTTCGGGCGGGCCGGGTTAATGTTATTCAATGCGGTGGTCGGTAAGCCTGAGTTTCGCAAGCATGCGCCGTTGCTGATCCGCCAGCTCTATAATGTGGGTGTCTTGTCGATGCTTATCATTATTGTGTCTGGCGTGTTTATTGGCATGGTACTGGGGCTGCAGGGCTATCTGGTTCTGACGACTTACAGCGCGGAAACCAGTCTTGGTATGCTGGTGGCGCTGTCGTTGCTGCGTGAACTGGGGCCGGTGGTTGCGGCGCTGTTGTTTGCCGGGCGCGCCGGCTCTGCCTTAACCGCAGAAATTGGTCTTATGCGTGCGACCGAGCAACTTTCCAGTATGGAAATGATGGCGGTCGATCCATTGCGCCGGGTGATTTCCCCGCGCTTCTGGGCGGGCGTTATTTCGTTGCCGTTGCTCACCATTATTTTTGTGGCGGTGGGTATCTGGGGCGGATCACTGGTTGGCGTAAGCTGGAAAGGTATCGATGCTGGTTTCTTCTGGTCGGCGATGCAAAACGCTGTCGACTGGCGTCTGGACCTTGTGAACTGTTTGATTAAGAGCGTGGTGTTTGCCATTACAGTAACGTGGATTGCACTGTTCAATGGATATGACGCGATCCCGACTTCTGCCGGGATTAGCCGGGCAACGACACGCACCGTTGTGCACGCGTCTCTGGCCGTTCTCGGTCTGGATTTTGTGCTGACCGCACTGATGTTTGGGAATTGA
- the mlaD gene encoding outer membrane lipid asymmetry maintenance protein MlaD — MQTKKNEIWVGIFLLVALLAAFFICLKAANVTSMRTEPTYTVYATFDNIGGLRERSPVRIGGVVVGRVSDISLDPKTYLPRVTLDIEERYNQIPDTSSLSIRTSGLLGEQYLALNVGFDDPELGTSMLKDGSTIQDTKSAMVLEDMIGQFLYNSNSKGDENKNSGDAPAATEGNNDATGPAGATK, encoded by the coding sequence ATGCAAACGAAAAAAAATGAAATTTGGGTGGGGATCTTCTTGTTGGTTGCGCTGCTGGCGGCGTTCTTTATCTGCCTGAAAGCGGCGAACGTGACCTCCATGCGTACGGAGCCTACCTACACGGTTTATGCGACTTTCGATAACATTGGCGGACTGAGAGAACGCTCTCCCGTTCGTATTGGCGGAGTGGTTGTGGGACGGGTGTCAGACATCTCGTTAGATCCGAAAACCTATCTGCCACGTGTTACGCTGGATATCGAAGAGCGTTATAACCAAATTCCTGATACCAGTTCCCTGAGCATCCGCACCTCCGGTCTGCTTGGCGAGCAATACCTGGCCCTGAACGTCGGTTTCGACGATCCAGAACTGGGAACGTCTATGCTCAAGGATGGCAGCACCATTCAGGACACCAAATCTGCAATGGTTCTGGAAGATATGATTGGTCAGTTCCTTTACAACAGCAACAGTAAAGGAGATGAGAATAAGAATTCTGGCGATGCGCCTGCCGCAACGGAAGGCAATAATGACGCTACTGGGCCTGCGGGCGCAACGAAATAA